A single window of Sphingobacterium sp. ML3W DNA harbors:
- a CDS encoding IS200/IS605 family element transposase accessory protein TnpB yields MEHFNEKEKGRVDSRLHLYSRKLIDICVKSEAGTLLLVNQKMKEEFAKGDEFLLRNWSYFGLIEKIKYKANMAGINVIVE; encoded by the coding sequence TTGGAACATTTTAACGAAAAGGAGAAAGGACGTGTAGATAGTCGTCTCCATCTATATAGTCGAAAGTTGATCGATATCTGTGTGAAATCTGAGGCTGGTACTTTACTGTTGGTCAATCAAAAGATGAAAGAAGAGTTCGCTAAAGGAGATGAATTTCTATTACGAAATTGGAGTTATTTTGGCCTGATTGAGAAGATCAAATACAAAGCTAATATGGCGGGTATAAACGTTATTGTAGAATAA
- the istB gene encoding IS21-like element helper ATPase IstB, which produces MDNQKQEIKQLCTSFRLSAIAAGLDSIVATAESEHIVYVEFASRLLKVEQVHRQQKDESRRMKSANLPKNNDLSIYEAKRNGLTIKRLATLRELNWIDQLFNIVLMGPSGTGKTLLAAGLSKDAVKAGYNVYFRTMEEMVSTLKTKDFVRSQAAEYKKMIRANLIVIDDVMLFPLEKTVAVSFFNFINQIYESTSIIVTTNKKPTEWAKMLEDEVIATALLDRILFRCEVINLTGESYRMENRKTFFDK; this is translated from the coding sequence ATGGATAATCAAAAACAAGAAATCAAGCAACTCTGTACAAGTTTTCGACTTTCGGCTATTGCCGCTGGACTAGATAGCATCGTCGCTACTGCTGAAAGTGAGCATATCGTATATGTTGAATTTGCTTCTCGCTTACTGAAGGTAGAACAGGTCCATCGTCAACAAAAGGATGAAAGTAGACGGATGAAATCTGCAAACCTTCCTAAAAACAATGATCTATCGATTTATGAGGCTAAACGGAATGGACTTACCATCAAACGTCTCGCTACACTTAGGGAGCTGAACTGGATCGATCAGCTTTTTAACATCGTCTTGATGGGGCCAAGTGGTACAGGTAAAACATTGCTCGCAGCAGGGCTATCAAAGGACGCCGTGAAGGCAGGCTACAATGTATACTTCAGAACCATGGAAGAAATGGTCTCTACACTGAAAACCAAAGACTTTGTCCGGTCTCAAGCAGCTGAATATAAAAAAATGATCAGGGCAAATCTTATTGTGATCGATGATGTAATGCTTTTTCCTTTAGAAAAAACTGTTGCTGTCTCTTTTTTTAATTTCATCAACCAGATCTATGAATCTACTTCAATCATTGTAACTACGAATAAGAAACCAACGGAATGGGCTAAAATGCTCGAGGATGAGGTAATTGCAACAGCACTTCTGGACAGAATACTCTTTAGATGTGAAGTCATAAATCTAACCGGAGAAAGTTATAGAATGGAGAACAGAAAAACTTTTTTTGACAAGTAA